The Colius striatus isolate bColStr4 chromosome Z, bColStr4.1.hap1, whole genome shotgun sequence DNA window ACTAGCCAGCTGCCTTCGGATGTAAACATCTCTCCTCCAGGACACTCTACTAAGGATTTTACAGGCAATGTTTGGGCCAAACTTGTACCTGTCATCATTCTTCCCTATGCAGCACCTGGATCTGTCTCCAGAAGAACACAGGGTCTTCTGGCAGCAGCTAAGTCCACAGATGTGGgtataacattattttttttaattaagtgcTGCAATTAACTTGTATGATGTTGAACCCATGGTAGCAGAACACATGATGTTATGAATATAAACTCTGCTTCCAAAGCTTGATAGCAAAAATAGTGACCTGGGAAGAGATGTTCTCTCCATGCCCTGTGAGACTGAAAATCTTTATGAGCTTCATTTATACACAAAAAAAGATTCATGTAACAGACACATGAACCTTCCTGTTTCTCTGGCCTCTTATCACAGGTCCCTTTTTGTTTGCAAAGTGAAATTGCATCACATTAATCAACAGCATGCGGCATAATATATAGCTTGACTGTGGTAAAAATTAGAGCTAGTAAAAATAGCTGGCTGATAAAATACAAAGCAGGACATTGTCTGTCTCTCCCAAGTCACATTCAATAATTGTTCTAATGAaagctagagaaaaaaaaatgtggcttTGGTCTGTATTTCTTCTCTAAGATCTTCAAgttcacaaaataaaacatcacCGTTCAGTTGACCACTGTATTTCATAAGgccaaaacatttttctatgGTTTTAACACTTATCAAAAGTTTAGAATTGTAACTGCAGATGACTATTTGTGCAATGCCTCCATCTTATAGTTTTGGTTAATTAAACAGTGACTTCTTTGGTAAGTGCTCATTTAACAAGCTTTATTTGTATCTAGTTCTTTCCAGGATaataaaaatctaaaaatcTGCTTCAATATAATTTTAGAAGTGGGATGTTAAGTGTGCTCTGGACTTCTTTAATTTCTAAAACACTTAGTGTGATTTTCATTTATCCCCAGTCTTTTGCAAGAGCTTTTAATTTATCCCCAGTCTTTCACAAGAGCTTTTCATTTATCCCCAgtcttttcaaaagctttttttttttgcctttttttttttttaaatattgcaaATTGCTGAGTTGGACTAATCTGTCCAGTTGCTAACAGGGAAGTTAGCaacaaaaactgaaaataagattgcacctcaaatacttgtaacattttcttACCATTACATTTAAGAGGTATCCCTCACTAGGATATATTTGCTGCAGCTGTTTGAACAATCTGAAGTACTTACTTTTTAACTCTGCAGGGAAGCTTAAAAGTGGctcaatttattttttagttCTCTTTAATTCACAGGAAGAAGCAATACATTTTTCAACTGTTTATTCAGCTTCAGATATCCCTTCTAAAGATACCTGTGGTATACTTGATATACATCTTCCTTCATTCCTTCAAACACACTTCATCTTTGAGGTAATTGAGGACAAAATATAAGAacacttttgaaaaataaaagcaagagatcagtaaaaaaaaaaataggcaggttaaatagaaaaatattctgtCATCCTTTCACTACAAATAGTTTCAGCATAATGGacttcaaaaagcaaaatagTCAGGTCACTAAATCCAGAATTAACTGTATATCTCAAGCAAAAGTGACTTAAGCAAGCATTTCACCTGAGTTTACATTTCAGGGATTGGGCCCATAGCAATAGAGAAGATAAAGCATCCAGGGTCAGATTTTCCCATGTCATTCTTACTTAAGAGGGGTACAGGAAGGTATagcaggattaaaaaaaaccacccaaaactgAAATCTAAACTGTATCTTGTTGGCTCGATGTGGGCAAAAGACAGTTACTCTTTATAGCAGCATCTCCATTCATGCCTGTCCGCCAATACTGTGTTTGCCAGTATTATCTGCACATAGGAACCTATACCCAGGGAGTTGGGGAAACATTAGCAATGTTGTTCTGCTGTCCCAGAGGGACCTTTCAGTTTGAGGAGTATGTTCCAGAGACACAAGGCACTTGCTGGTAAGGCCTGAGATGAAACCTGTGAGTTTAGAAGGTGGTCCTCTATCTGTTCAACAGTAAGGATATGCCACACTTTCTGTGAGTTAATTCTGAAGGAAGTCTGATTTTAAATGTGGCATCCTCTAGTATGCATGAAGATTATTCCTTTGGAAAGCATGATTCCACCCTCTCACTTATAAGGTATATTGAAAGCCTGCAACACTCTAAGCAAGATATTTTTACAGTTGTAAAGATATGTTTTGGGAATGACATAGGCAGCACATGTTAAAGTTCCTTAAGCTGAATGAAAAAAGCTAATCAGAGTCTTCATCATCGAGGTATTCCTCTGCGTTACTTAATGTTCGGACTGTACctggaaagaaacaaagctcTCTTAGTCCAgggcaaaataataaaaagacacACATTTGCAACACTTACAAACTAGCATCTGAGAAATCTGATTTCTCTGTCATTTTGACATGTTAGGGCTACACAAGTGGGGTTGTAGATGTGGATCTTAAAGGTAAGGCTAAGCCAGTAATCACACTTCCTACATTTGAGATTTAGTCTGTGACCTTCGAGAGCCATCTTCTGGCTCCTTGGAATGTGTACAGCAGTGCTGGAactttttaattctattttctgTATATATGACCTTTAAAATCGCATAGGAAAAGATGGGTGAGTTGGTGGAAGAGCCTCTATGGTTTTATTCTGAGTGCCTAACTGGCTGCCATTCCCTGCTTAAAAATCAAACATATTCCATCTGTTGtcccctctcccttccttctcaCTTAGGTTTTCTcccaaataaatatttcttccatCTACTTATGAGCTTTCACTTTTGAAGAACAGTAGGCAGAAAACAGGAGTACTGAAGTATACTCAGCAGATATGTCACAGAGCTTGGAGAACTACATCTACCTTTAGGACTGTACAAAGACAAATAGAACGGGCTTTTTGTGATAGATTATTTACCTACAGATTTTCAAATATATGTGAATAGGAATATGGATTACATATGATGTATACTGTATCACACTACTGAGAACCAGGAACTATAGGATCCTAGTAAGTCATAGCTTTGCAATAACATATTAAAACAAGTATTAAAATTATCAGGTGCAGACATAACAGTGATTGACAGAAGTGATGACCATGCTATCCTAGActtctggaagaagaaaaattaaaactgacCTGATCAATTCTTTTGATAAAAGTAATCTAAgagaaaaaagtattatttttcctattttgaGTAGGCTAAGCAGCAaataaatgaaggaaagaaattgtaGAGCCATGTGCTCAAGGGGCAatttatcctttaaaaaaaggacaaatcccatttcttcagttttaacaATTGTTCCGTTTTTCAGGAGCACAAACAACACACTATGTACTTCCACAACAGGATTTTAGTACCTTTAATTTCTTAGAATATATTTCAGCAATCATGTCATCTGAATGTGTACTCATACACATAAACCACAAAACTGAACATTTAAGTGGAGGCAAAGTAAGCTTCCTGGGATAATCCAAAGGTTTTTTATAGACAGACCATGATAGAAGTCATATGTAAATAAGAGCAGATTTGAAATTGGAGACTGGAAGACTACTCATATAGGATTGaatctctgaaaaagaaaaattgtttcaCTCATAGACATTGGAAATACTGAAAGGTAGAATCATCAGACCCAGGATAATTAAATTCATAAAAATAaccaagaaaatacaaaatacaagtaAAGTGTACAGATTGGTGGTGTCACAGAGAATACAGAAGGCCAAATGAATGCTGAAGAACAAATAAGGAAGCCAATATTGAAACTACAGTTAGACTCTTATATCAAGGTAAACAAGATAATGTGCAAGAGTACCAGAAAGCAGTGATAGATGAGTGACTAAGAATGAAAAATCAGTCAACcatgaaacaaaattaatttagagGGAGCAAAGCAAATGCACTGTAAAACCTAAGTTACCTAgtatcagaaaatgaaacattataCAATTATTATGGACATTAGAACAGAGAATACTCTTGTACCAGGTGCCTATGACTGACAGTCAAAGATTAAATAAGTGTTTTTAACACAGATTAACTAACTTCAGGCATAGCAGAAGAAATTGTGACCTTTGTTACAACTGATTGCTTTAGAGTCAAAACTGATGAAAATAATTTGTCGATGTTTTCTTAAAAACTGTGATGTCATCTCCATCAAAACGCTTTTCTGTAAGTACTCTTCTTGGCCTTCTAAAGCTGCAGTCTAACCATCCACATTAGCATTCCCGCTATTGTCCCTAACCCTGAGACAGCACAGTTACTAGACTGTATGTCCCACTGATACCAGCTGTaactgtttgtgtttttaagtAATTTCTCATTTCCAGTTTCCAGTCTAACTGGAAATTTCCCAGTGTTTCCAGTCTAACTTCAGCCTCTTGAAAGCTACAGGTAGCATCAATTCTGTGATACTGAACAATTGAGTCTTTGTTCAGCTTTTTAAATCATCCTTGTAACTcttaactcttttgtacatggACACTGTGCTATTAGGATAGCTGAATGCAAGCAGGAGACAGTGAGACTATTTTCATAAATACCTGAaagcattctttttttatttccctattAGAGAGTCAATCAgacacaagattttttttttttttaaactagcgCTACAAAAATAAAGCATAAGTTTCCTTTGGTGCTTGCTTGGCTTAGTTTGCAGGAAGGCAGGGTAAGGGGGAACATATTGCATCATTCTACTCTCATACCCTGCCCCTTGTGGTGGGCCTATCTTCCATTTCCATCCCTTCCCTTACTATTTCCACATCTATCGAACTCTTTTGCCCCCTGCTGACATAAGATAGCATTTTGCATTGAGTCGGCAACACTGAATGTGACAAGCCACAGATCTCTATCACAGTTCTTCTGAACTGACCCTCTCAAGTGAACTCATCCAAATACAAACCTTGTGTTTGATCCCAAGTGTTTTTCATGGTTATCAACATATTGATATTTGGTCAAAGTATTCTGTTatccagaaaaggagaaatgtaTCAGAGTATCAAAATCAGGAATACCTGCACTCTGTTTCTTCTTGAGCAGAGAAGCACAAGCTGCATTTGTTGCCATATCTAAAGccagtttcttttcattgttcTTCAGATCTGTTCTTGCCCCTTTATAATAGAAAATATTCATCATGAATTATTGTCCCAGATATTTATTGAGCAGTGAGTTGTATGGGTAGAACAACAATGGACAAGGAAATCTCATCTGTGGACTGCTCTGAAGCAGATTAAGAGCTATGGACGTTCTTCTATAAGCTACAGGTAGCCAAGGAACTTGCTGGCTGCCTTCCCTTTCCAGGAAGTAGATGTCACTGCTGTTCTGGGTTTAAGTGCCTAATTTTCTCTGCAAAGCAGGATGAATTTTATGTCGAGCAGGTGAGATGTCTACTTTCCAAACAGCTGCCAGAACTTTCTGCAAGGCTTATAAAGTCAGGCAGGTAAGCTTGCTAAGGACTGGACCTGGGTTACAGggaacactttaaaaaatacagattaaaaaacATTCGGGAATCTAGTCTGCCACACACATTGTTGAAACCTTGGTGAAGATCTTTACCCTTTGCCAGCAGCACCTCTACAATATCAGCATAACCTTTCCATGCAGCAGCATGCAAAGCTGTGTCTCCCAATTTGTTCTGTGGAGTTAGAGGGAAAAGCAACAGgattaaaacacagcaaaaaaccTTTCAGTTTGTACCAAGGATGAATAACACCACACCTCTACTGTAAGTCTGTTGGTTTAACCTACCTGTTGGTTTAGCTCTAGGTTTGCCTGGGTAAACAAAACATCCACTATATCTgcagaaaaaaggaaggggaggaaatgaataaaaaaattatgtgGAAACAAAATGGGCTTTTTTGCGTTCATAGCATAAATTTTCATTAAGATTCAATGAAAGTGCAATCTAATCAGCTACTGAAAACCTGTAATGGTCAGATCACATTGAGCAAACAACTaccaaacacaaagaaatgctACTGCATAAAatacccaaaacaacaacactTCTTTTTGGTCTGTATTTCTTCCTATGCTGCTTTTAACAGTTACACTGACTTGTATGTCTGCTTCAACAGTAGcaacaaaacacagcatttgaTGGAGCTGACTCTCTCTCCTAgctttaacttttcttttaaaaaaaacctagaaTGCCATTATAAAAATCCTGGCTTTATTATTTAGTACTGCAATTTTGGAAACCAGTttaacaagcaaacaaaaaaaccccagagaacAGACATTTCAAATTAATTCTCCGATACCTTTGTGGCCTCCATGGCATGCCCAGTACAGAGCTGTGTTTCCAGCTTTGTCTAAGCCATTGACTCCAACTCGATTATCCAAACATTCTCTCAACCAGCTTAGGTTGCCTGAAAGATAAATCAGTtttgatgtggttttttttccttttaaaagttaCTATTAAAGGTACATACTTCTTTCTGAAGGGTATCAGTTTTCCTCCaaatttgaggagaaaaagtgattAGCAGTAGCATTTAGAACTCAGACAACCAGTCTGAGCCTTACCAAACATCTTTTCTTCAACGTATACAGAATTTTTAGATCCTTATAGAGTGGACATTACCAAATAGATGGTAACAAATTCTTTATCTGTGTATTAAATCAGAGAGTTACAATTCTTTGAGGCTGTAAACCAGCTCAGCATTGAGAGCTGCAAAATTTACCTGACAACTAAAACAGACAGTACATCTTAATtctaaatatattattttggtagaaaacaaaccaaccatCCATTATCATTGCACAGCTAAAACCCAAATCATACTTACCACGTTTGGCAGCTTCGTGCAGTGGATTATCAATAGACTCAGCTTGTTCTGccactgaaatgaaacagaGTAAATTCTAATAACTTTTGAATGTAAACAGCTATTTCATATCTGTGTGGAAATAAAACTTTGATTTATTCCAGAAGACCCAGTAACATGCATTTGATTTTAACATGAAAGGGAATTTGTGAATGATGCACTAGTTGGATGGGCTGCTATTTCCCATATATGGGAAAGCAATTCCAAGAAAAGCTTGTGAAAGTGCCAAAGAACAGTATCAAACTGATCAGTGGTTGCAAGCTACTGTGAATCTAGCAATACTTCACCTCAGTTGTTACTTCCCTTTCTACACACATCAGATGATTTTGAGCAGTTGTACGTAGCTAGGCTTTCAACCTACAGCTTACCATCTGTAGTTATGAGTGAATTATTTCTGAAGGGTGTGTGAACGGTAACTAAAAATGTTGACTGTCAATAGCTTTCCTATTTGTTTTACAGagatttttctattattttcccTGGAAAACTTGCAGGAGGCTCATAAATCAAAACTGCTTAAACCAAGAATGTAGTCATGGGCAGATTAGAGTTCAGGGTTCTGTAGACATTTTCTTCATCTCACAAGCTTTAGGATTTActagagagaagcagcaaaaagtTCCTGGTCACTGCTGTtgcaacagcaaaaagaaactgaacaaCATAGTGAAATACTTGAAAGCAGGACCATGATTTcgaaactcttttttttcttaaacttcttttttaGGTGGAAAACCTAAATGGTTTTACTTACCTGATGGTACAGGCAAGTAATAAGTGTACAACCTGAGATGAGAAGGCTCTCTAAGCCTTTGCACTACAGTTTGTTACAGGAGGTGAGGAGAATGTGAATGGGTGTTCCTC harbors:
- the OSTF1 gene encoding osteoclast-stimulating factor 1, whose translation is MSKPPPKPAKPGQVKVFRALYTFEPRTPDELYFEEGDIIYISDMSDTNWWKGTCKGRTGLIPSNYVAEQAESIDNPLHEAAKRGNLSWLRECLDNRVGVNGLDKAGNTALYWACHGGHKDIVDVLFTQANLELNQQNKLGDTALHAAAWKGYADIVEVLLAKGARTDLKNNEKKLALDMATNAACASLLKKKQSAGTVRTLSNAEEYLDDEDSD